The genomic DNA GCATCGCCGGGGACAATGTGGGGCTGCTGCTGCGCGGTATTGGCCGCGACGAAGTGGAGCGGGGGATGGTGGTGGCAGCGCCGAAGAGCATCACGCCGCACAAGAAATTCAAGGCGGAAGTGTATGTGTTGAAGAAAGACGAAGGTGGGCGGCACAAGCCGTTCTTCAACGGGTACCGGCCGCAGTTCTACATTCGGACGACGGATGTGACGGGGACGATACAGTTGCCGGAAGGGGTAGAGATGGTGATGCCTGGCGACAATGTGAACATGGTGGTGGAATTGCTGAAGCCGGTAGCGTTGGAGCAGGGCAGCAAGTTCGCCATTCGCGAAGGTGGTTTGACGGTGGGCGCTGGCGTGGTCACCGAGATTCTGGACTAAAGGTGTGGTATGGCTAAGAAAAAAGGTGTGCGCATTGTGATTACGCTGGCCTGCACAGAGTGCAAGGAGCGTAACTATACGACGGAAAAGAACCGGCGCAACGACCCGGCGCGGCTGGAGTTGCGGAAGTACTGCCCCCGCTGCCGCCGGCACACCTTGCACCGCGAAACGCGCTGAGCCGTGGTATAATCCGTGGGGGGGGCGTTCCCCCTGTCCCTCCCACGTTCGTAGGCCAGTAGCTCAATTTGGAAGAGCACCGGTCTCCAAAACCGGCGGTTGGGGGTTCGAGTCCCTCCTGGCCTGCCTTCGGATGACGCCGCTGTCAAGGCGGCGTTTTATCCGTAAGTAGGTGTTGTGATGCTTCCCTGAAGGAGTCGCCTGTGGCGAAGAAAAAGACGCAAACCCGCAAACAGCGCAAGGAAGCGGCTGCCCGTCGGCAGGCGGCGCAACCCGGTGCCGGTGCAGCAGGTGCTCCCGCCGCTGCACCTAAAACGCCGGTGCGCAAAGCTACTGCCCGCAAGCCTGCTCGCAAGCAGCCCAACGCGATCGAGCGTTTCTTCCGCGAAACGCGCGGCGAACTGAAAAAGGTCACCTGGCCGACCCGAGAGGAAGCCTGGCGGCTCACCGTGGTGGTGACTGTGGTGACCGTGTTCATGGCGGCCTTTTTGGGCTTCTTCGACTGGCTTTTCACCAAATTGTTTGCGCTGATTTTAGGCTAACCCCGCCTGCAACGGGGACGACGAGGTTGTGATGGGAATGGAAGAAGAACGCGTGGTGCCCCAGCCGGAAGAGGGCGAAGCCGCTGAAGTGCCTTCCGCAGAGGAAGTGGCCGAAGCCGAGGTGCAGCCTGTGGCGGCGGAAACCGAAACTGAAGGTGAAAGCCCCAAAGCGGAAGCCGACGACGGCCGCGCCTGGTACGTCGTGCATTGCTATTCCGGCTATGAGAACAAGGTGCGCCACAACCTGGAACAGCGCATTGAATCGATGGGGATGAAAGACAAAATCTTTGACGTTATCGTCCCCACGGAAGAAGAGGTCGAAGTCAAAGACGGCAAGCGCCGCACCGTCGAGCGCCGCATCTTTCCTGGCTACATCCTCGTGAACATGATTTTGAGCGAGGATTCGTGGTACGTCGTGCGGAATACCCCCGGCGTGACGGGCTTTGTGGGGATGGGTGATGAGCCGACCCCCCTACGCCCGGAAGAGGTGGCGCAAATTCTCAAGCGTATGGAATCCGAAACGCCCCGCGTCAAAGTCACCTTCCGTCCCGGCGAGCGGGTGCGCATCGTGGAAGGCCCCTTCCACGATTTCCGGGGTACGGTCGAGGAAATTGACATGGAGCGCGGCAAAGTCCGGGTGCTCATCAGCTTCTTCGGGCGCGAAACGCCCGTGGAGTTGGATTTCCTGCAAGTGGAAAAGGCCTGACCTCACGGTCAGGTGTGGGAGGGCTTCCCAAAACAAGCCCGCTAAGACCACAATAAGGAGTCAATGATGGCAAAGAAACTCAAGGTTGTAGTCAAACTGCAAATCGAGGCCGGTAAGGCCAACCCCGCGCCGCCTATCGGTCCGGCGCTGGCGCCGCATGGTGTCAACCTGATGGCTTTCTGCAAGGAATACAACGCTCGCACACGCGACAAGATGGGCGAGGTAATTCCGGCAGAAATTTTCATTTACACCGATGGTTCGTTCACCTTCAAGTTGAAGAGCCCGCCTGCTTCTGTGCTGCTCAAGAAGGCCGCAGGTGTTGAAAAAGGCTCTTCTGTGCCCAATCGCGAGAAGGTGGGCAAGGTGACCCGCGCCCAGGTGCGCGAAATTGCGGAACTCAAGATGAAAGACCTCAACGCCCATGACATCGAGGCCGCCATGCGCATGATTGAAGGCACGGCGCGCAACATGGGCATTGAGGTGGTGGACTAACCCCGTGGGAGGGCGCAAGCCCGTTTGCACCACCAGGAGGAACTCATGGCAAAGCGTGGAAAGAAATACCTGGAAGCCGCCAAGAAAATTGACCGTCAGCGGCTGTATTCCCCCGAAGAAGCCATCAAACTGGTCAAGGAAACTTCTTACGCCAACTTCGACGCCACGGTGGAATTGCACATGCGTCTGGGCGTTGACCCTCGCCATGCCGACCAGCAGGTGCGCGGCACCGTGGTGCTGCCGCATGGTTTGGGCAAGCAGGTGCGGGTACTGGTTTTTGCCCAGGGCGAGGGTGCTCGTCTGGCGAAAGAGGCCGGGGCCGATTTCGTGGCCGAAGACGATGAACTCATCCAGAAAATTCAGCAGGGTTGGACGGACTTTGACGTGGCCATTGCCACCCCCGACATGATGGGGAAAATCGGCCGGTTGGGGCGTGTGTTGGGCCCGCGCGGCCTGATGCCGAACCCGAAAGCAGGCACTTTGGTGCCGGCGGAAGACATTCCGCGCGCGGTCAAGGAAGCCAAGGCCGGCCGTGTAGAATTCCGGGTCGACAAAGGCGCCAACCTGCACGTGCCGATTGGCAAAGTTTCCTTTACGGAAAAGCAGCTGTATGATAATATGGCCTCCATCGTCGAGGCGGTCAAAAAAGCCCGCCCGGCTGCAGCCAAAGGTACTTACATGCGGCGGGTGGCGTTGGCCCCCACGATGGGCCCGGGTGTGCGGGTTGACCCGACCCTTGCTCAGGCCATGGAGGCGCCGGAGTAGCCTCTCTGGCTTTCTAAAAAGTGAACAACGGTGGACTTCGCCGAAGAAAGCAGGTGCTGTCAGGCTTAATACCCTGCCGAGGTGGAGACGGACAAACCCTTTGAGGGCTTTGCGCGGTCTTTGCCTCGCTTCGGCAGGCAAAGACCGTTTGTTTTCCCCGCGAGGGGCATCCTCAGCGAAAGGAGGTAACTGCGTTTGGCACTGACCAGAGAACGCAAACAGGAACTGATAGCGCAATATGAGGCGTTGCTGAGCGACAGCCAGGCCGTGGTCATGACGACCTACCTGGGACTCACGGTTGCCCAAATTGAAGAACTGCGCAACGCCGTGCGCGAGGCTGGCGGCCGTTTCATGGTGGCAAAGAACACCTTGCTGAAACGCGCTTTTGAAGGTGCGGGCTATCCTGTGCCGGAAGAGGCGCTGATCGGCAGCACGGCCATTGCTTTTGCGTTGGAAGACCCGCCTGCTGTGGCGAAAGCCATCACCGACTTTGCCAAGAAAAGCGATTTTGTCGAGGTCAAGGTTGGTTTCCTGGGGCAAGAGATGATCTCCGCCGCCCAGGTGCAGGCACTGGCTTCGCTGCCGCCGCTGCCCGTCATGCGGGCGCAATTGCTGGGCACCATCATGGCGCCTGCCAGCCAGTTGGCTCGCTTGCTGGCCGAACCCGGCCGCCGAGTGGCTGCTGTGCTCAAAGCCTACAGCGAAAAGGAAGCCCCGACGGCTGCCTGATCGCACCCGATTTCACTCACCCTAAAAATTTTGCAGAAGGAGGCAACAAATCATGGCTGATTTGGAAAAACTGGTCGAGGAACTGAGCAGCCTGAGCGTGATGGAGGCTGCTGACCTGGTCAAGATGCTTGAGGAAAAGTGGGGCGTTTCTGCTGCTGCGCCCGTGGCCGTGGCCGCGGTGGCCGGTGGCGGCGCTGCTGCTGAAGAAGAAAAAGAGGAAAAGACCGAATTCGACGTCATCCTCAAGGAAACTGGCCCCAAGAAGATCGAGGTCATCAAGGCCATCCGCAAACTGACCTCCCTCGGTCTGAAAGAGGCCAAGACCGTCGCCGAAACGCCTGGCTCCAAGATTCTGGAAGCCGTCAGCAAAGAGGCTGCGGAAGAGGCCAAGAAGGAACTGGAAGCCGCCGGCGCCGTGGTGGAACTGGCGTAAGGCTGCTGCCTTTGAAGGCCGAAAGAAAGCAAAAGCGCCCCGGTCGAAGCCGGGGCGTTTTTTATTGCGGTTAGGCAAGCCGATGGTTAGTGGTGCACGTGGCCGTGGTCGAGCTCTTCCGGCGTGGCTTCCCGAATGCCGACGACCTTGATTTGGAAATTCAAGGTTTTGCCAGCCAACGGGTGGTTGAAATTCAGCACCGCGGTGTCTTCCTTGACTTCCGCGA from Chloroflexota bacterium includes the following:
- the tuf gene encoding elongation factor Tu (EF-Tu; promotes GTP-dependent binding of aminoacyl-tRNA to the A-site of ribosomes during protein biosynthesis; when the tRNA anticodon matches the mRNA codon, GTP hydrolysis results; the inactive EF-Tu-GDP leaves the ribosome and release of GDP is promoted by elongation factor Ts; many prokaryotes have two copies of the gene encoding EF-Tu), whose protein sequence is IAGDNVGLLLRGIGRDEVERGMVVAAPKSITPHKKFKAEVYVLKKDEGGRHKPFFNGYRPQFYIRTTDVTGTIQLPEGVEMVMPGDNVNMVVELLKPVALEQGSKFAIREGGLTVGAGVVTEILD
- the nusG gene encoding transcription termination/antitermination protein NusG, with product MEEERVVPQPEEGEAAEVPSAEEVAEAEVQPVAAETETEGESPKAEADDGRAWYVVHCYSGYENKVRHNLEQRIESMGMKDKIFDVIVPTEEEVEVKDGKRRTVERRIFPGYILVNMILSEDSWYVVRNTPGVTGFVGMGDEPTPLRPEEVAQILKRMESETPRVKVTFRPGERVRIVEGPFHDFRGTVEEIDMERGKVRVLISFFGRETPVELDFLQVEKA
- the rpmG gene encoding 50S ribosomal protein L33, which encodes MAKKKGVRIVITLACTECKERNYTTEKNRRNDPARLELRKYCPRCRRHTLHRETR
- a CDS encoding 50S ribosomal protein L1, with the protein product MAKRGKKYLEAAKKIDRQRLYSPEEAIKLVKETSYANFDATVELHMRLGVDPRHADQQVRGTVVLPHGLGKQVRVLVFAQGEGARLAKEAGADFVAEDDELIQKIQQGWTDFDVAIATPDMMGKIGRLGRVLGPRGLMPNPKAGTLVPAEDIPRAVKEAKAGRVEFRVDKGANLHVPIGKVSFTEKQLYDNMASIVEAVKKARPAAAKGTYMRRVALAPTMGPGVRVDPTLAQAMEAPE
- a CDS encoding 50S ribosomal protein L7/L12, with amino-acid sequence MADLEKLVEELSSLSVMEAADLVKMLEEKWGVSAAAPVAVAAVAGGGAAAEEEKEEKTEFDVILKETGPKKIEVIKAIRKLTSLGLKEAKTVAETPGSKILEAVSKEAAEEAKKELEAAGAVVELA
- the rplK gene encoding 50S ribosomal protein L11, translated to MAKKLKVVVKLQIEAGKANPAPPIGPALAPHGVNLMAFCKEYNARTRDKMGEVIPAEIFIYTDGSFTFKLKSPPASVLLKKAAGVEKGSSVPNREKVGKVTRAQVREIAELKMKDLNAHDIEAAMRMIEGTARNMGIEVVD
- a CDS encoding 50S ribosomal protein L10; its protein translation is MRLALTRERKQELIAQYEALLSDSQAVVMTTYLGLTVAQIEELRNAVREAGGRFMVAKNTLLKRAFEGAGYPVPEEALIGSTAIAFALEDPPAVAKAITDFAKKSDFVEVKVGFLGQEMISAAQVQALASLPPLPVMRAQLLGTIMAPASQLARLLAEPGRRVAAVLKAYSEKEAPTAA
- the secE gene encoding preprotein translocase subunit SecE; amino-acid sequence: MRKATARKPARKQPNAIERFFRETRGELKKVTWPTREEAWRLTVVVTVVTVFMAAFLGFFDWLFTKLFALILG